The genomic segment AGGTTGAACTCGGACTCGAGAAAGTCGTGCCGAAGGAATTTAGGCGCCATGCGCATCACTGGCTGATCCTGCACGGGCGCTATATCTGCAAGGCCATCAGACCGGAGTGCGAGAAATGCGTCGTCGCCGATCTGTGCACGTCAGGTGATAAAAGGATTTAAGTCCAGCGCGAGTTAAAGCTCTTAGACTGAGGGTAAATCGCGTTTCGATCGAAACGCGATTTGCTTTAGCGTACCGGCACGAAGTAAAGGCCGATCCAGCCGACAATGCCGACGATGATGCGCCACCAGGCAAAGACCTTGAAGCCGTGGCGCGACACGTAATTCAAGAAGCCACGCACGACGAGCAGCGCTGAGAAAAACGCGGCGACGAAGCCGATGACGATGAGCGCGACATCGTTGAAATCCAGCAGCTTGTAGTTCTTGAACAGATCATAGGCGAAAGCGCCGGCCATGGTCGGCATGGCGAGGAAGAAGGAGAACTCCGCCGCTGCGCGCTTCTCGGCGCCCATCAGCATCGAACCGACGATGGTGGCGCCGGAGCGCGACACGCCAGGCACCATGGCAAGGCATTGGAAAAAACCGATCTTCAGGCACATCAGCGGCGGGAAATCCATCACATCGGTGAACTTGCTTTTCAGCGGCATGTCTTCAACCGCCAGAAGAACAAGACCGCCGGCGATCAACGTGGTGCAAACGATCATCGGATTGAACAGCACATCCTTGATAAAGTTGTGCAACGCCGCGCCGATGATGGCGGCGGGCAGAAAGGCGATGAGAATGCCGATGACGAAGGAGCGGGCTCTGGGATCGCTGGGCAGCGCCAGCAGGATCGACCACAGCTTTTTAAAATAGACGATGAGGATGGCAAGGATGGCGCCGAGCTGCACCAGAACCTCGAATGTCTTGCCCTTCGACTCGAAGCCAAGGAAATGGCCGATCAGCAGCAAATGGCCGGTCGAGGACACGGGCAGGAATTCGGTGAAGCCTTCCACCACACCAAGGATCAGCGCCTTGATGGCTTCAATCGTTGACATCAGGAAAGCCCCGGCGCGGAATCGAATGGTCTGCGGCCGCACGCCTGTTAAGTCCGCGAATCGCAGGCGCCGTCGCTTAAGTCTCTATAGTTGAAGCAGCCGTCATACCAAAGCTGTGGCCCAGGCTCTTACCTCAGCTTTAGTCAAAGCCCTGACGGTTAACCGGAACTTAACCTAGGGCCTGTGCATTGCAAATAATGACTGGCCTTGCGCCTATAGACTCCTGCATAGATTTCCCCCGTGCCGGCGTCACGGATCAAATCATTGTTGCTCATGCCCGTTTTGTTTCATCATCCGCTTTGTCCTCATTCGCGTTTCATCCGCATCGCGCTCGCCGAATATGGGCTTGAGCCGGAGTTGATCGAAGAACGAGCTTTCGAGCGCAGGAATGAATTCCTCATGATCAATCCGGCGGCTGAAACGCCGGTGCTAGTCGAGCCAAATCAATTGGTCGTCCCGGGGGTCGGCAATATCGCCGAATATCTCGATGAGACCCATGGCGCGAGCCTCGGCGCGCATCGGCTGTTGCCCCAGGATACCGCCGGCCGGGTCGAAGTGCGCCGGTTGATGGACTGGTTCAACGGTAAATTCTTTGCCGAAGTGTCGAATTTCCTAGTCACCGAGAAGGTCTACAAGCGCTATATGACCGCCGCGGCCGGCGGCGGCGCGCCCGATATGGACGCCGTGCGCGCTGGACGGGCCAACATCCGCTATCATATGGCCTATATCGGCTGGCTGACCTCTAAACGAAAATGGCTGGCCGGCGATATGATGACCTATGCCGACCTGGCGGCGGCAGCGCATCTTTCCTGCGCGGATTATTTGGGCGACGTGCCATGGGCGGAAGACGACACGGCGAAGGAATGGTATGCGCGGATCAAGTCGCGACCGTCGTTCCGCGCCCTGCTGAACGACCGGGTGCCGGGCATGGCGCCGGGAGCGGCTTACGCCAACCTCGATTTCTGAGTCCGTCCTTCATCGACGCGCTGCGCCAACGCGCGGCCGAGTTGGGCTTCGATCAATGTCGCATCGCCGCGCCTGACGCCATTCCACAAGCCCCGGCGCGCCTGCAGCAATGGCTTGGTGAGGGCGCCCATGGCGAGATGGACTGGATGGCGGAAACCGCCGAGCGCCGCAGCGACCCGCGCGCATTGTGGAGCGAAGTGCGCAGCGTCATCGTGCTCGCCGTCAATTATGGCCCCGACACCGATCCCCTGGCGTCGCTCGATCAGAAATCGCAAGCGACAATCTCGGTCTATGCGCGCAATCGCGACTATCATGAACACATCAAGGGCCGGCTCAAAATGCTGGCGCAGTTTCTCATCAGCCGCGCCGATGCCGAAGCGGATGTGAAGGTGTTCGTCGACACCGCGCCGGTGATGGAAAAGCCGCTGGCAGCCGCGGCCGGTATCGGCTGGCAAGGCAAGCACACCAATCTGGTGTCGCGCGATCATGGCTCGTGGCTGTTTCTCGGCACGATCTTCACGACCTTGCCGTTGCCGATCGATCCGCCTGAAAGCGATCACTGCGGCTCATGCCGGGCCTGTCTCGACATCTGCCCGACCAAGGCTTTTCCCGCGCCCTATCGGCTCGATGCGCGGCGCTGCATTTCCTATCTGACCATCGAGCACAAGGGATCGATCGATCCGCAGTTGCGCACGGCCATGGGCAATCGCATCTATGGCTGCGATGACTGTCTGGCAGCTTGCCCCTGGAACAAATTCGCGGAAGTGGCGCGCGAAGCAAAATTCCAAGCGCGCGATGATCTGGTGGCGCCGCCGCTGACTGAGCTCGCCGCACTTGACGATGCGGCCTTTCGCACCAAGTTCTCCGGTAGCCCGATCAAGCGCATCGGCCGCGACCGCTTTGTCCGCAATGTGATGATCGCCATCGGCAATTCTGCCGACGCGGCACTCGTGCCCGTGGCGCGAGCGCGACTCGACGATGCGTCGCCACTGGTGCGCGCCATGGCGGTGTGGGCACTGCAGCAATTACTGCCCTCACACCAGTTTGCCGCATTGCATCAGCAGGTGGCCGCGCGGGAGTTAGACCCGGTCGTGCTTGCGGAATGGGCAGCGAATGCTACAAGTCGGACCATGAGCTAGGCTGCAACGAGTCAGCTCACTTGCAATGGCGACCCATGTCTGGCGAACATGGCGCTCTATTAGATATTTATTGCGCGGAGACTTTCGATTGCGATGAACCTTTTTGTGTTCGGCCTCGGTTATTCAGCACTGCATTACATTCTCAAGCATCGGCCTGACTACGACAGCATTGCAGGCACAGTTACCCGGCCCGAGAAGAAGGCCGAATTCGTCGCCACAGGGATCAAGACCTATCTCTTCTCCGCCGATGTGGTGGAGGATGGAATCGCCCAGGCCCTCAGCGAGGCCGATGTCATCCTCGTTTCCATCCCGCCGGGCGAAGCCGGCGATCCGGTGCTGACCAAGTTCGCTTTGTCGCTGACGCGCACGAAGCGTCTGCGCAAAATCATCTATCTGTCGACCGTCGGCGTCTATGGCGATCGCCGTGGCGAATGGGTCGACGAAGATACAGCCCCGCTCACCACCAACACCCGCAGCCTGATGCGGCTTGCGGCGGAAAATCTCTGGCGCGCCTTGGCACGCGAAGGCAACCGCAGCCTTTATGTCCTGCGTCTCGCCGGCATCTACGGGCCCCGCCGCAACCCGCTTGTGCAATTGCGTGACGGCAAGGCCAAGCGCCTCGTCAAGAAAGACCAGGTCTTCAACCGTATCCATGTCGACGACATCGTCCAGGCGATCGCCAAATGTGTCGCGCGCGACAGGGCCGGTGAAGATCTCGTGCTCAACATCGCCGACGGACATCCCGCGCCGCCGCAAGACGTGGTGACCTACGCTGCGAGCCTGATGCAGGTCGAACCACCGCCATTGATCGACTATGAGACGGCCGACTTGTCTGAAATGACGCGCAGTTTCTACGCCGAGTGCAAACGCATCTCCATCGAAGCGGCGCGATTCGAGCTTGGATTCGAGCCGATCCATCCTACTTATCGTGAAGGCTTGCAACGCCTGTGGGAAGCTGGCGAAGGTAGGTAGGAGAAACGCGATGGGCATGCTGATCGACGGCAAATGGGAAGACCAACCGCTTGTGGCGTCCGACAAGGGACGCTTCGTGCGCCGCGACAGTTCCTTCCGCAGCTGGATCACCGCCGATGGCAGTGCCCCGAAAGGCAGCCCCAATCCCTTGTCCGGATATAAAGCCGAGCGCGGGCGCTATCATCTCTATGTCGGCTATGCCTGCCCCTGGGCGCAACGCACGTTGATCATGCGGGCGCTGAAAGGCTTGGAAGACATCATCTCCGTCTCGGTGGTGCATTGGCTGATGCTAGAGAACGGCTGGACGTTCGCTAAAGCCGACGGCGTGATCGCCGATCCGGTCGGACATGCGGATTTTCTCTATCAGGTCTATCAGCGCGCCGACTCGGCCTACACCGGACGCGTGACCATTCCCGTGCTCTGGGATCTCAAAACCGGAACCATCGTCAACAACGAATCCTCCGAGATCATTCGGATGCTGGGCAACGCCTTCGACGGCATCGGCGCGACACCGGGCGATTACTATCCACAACATCTGCGCGCCGATATCGATGCGGTCAACGATCGCATCTACAACACGCTGAACAATGGCGTCTATCGCGCCGGTTTCGCCACCACGCAGGCAGCTTATGAAGAAGCGGTGATCCCGCTGTTCGAAACCCTCGATTTCGTCGAAGCGCGTCTCGCCCAGCACCGCTATCTCTGCGGCGATGTGTTGACCGAAGCCGACATCCGCCTGCTGACAACTCTGCTGCGCTTCGATGCGATCTATTACTCGCATTTCAAATGCAACAAGCGCCGGATTGCCGACTATCCCAACATCTGGGGATTTACGCGGGATCTGGTGCAGCGGCCGAAGATTGCTTCAACCTTCCGGCTCGATCATTGTAAGAAACACTATTACGGCAGCCAGCTGCAAGTGAACCCCACCGGCATCGTGCCGATCGGCCCGGAGATCGACTTCGCCGCGCCGCATGACCGCGATCGTTTCGGCTAGCTCGGTGTCATACCGGACGCCGCAAGCGATCCGGTACAAGACGGAGGCTGCGGATGATTACGCCGCGATCTCATTGACTGGCGGGTGGCCGCCGCCGAAGTGATCGATATAGCGATCATCGATATTGGCAACCGGCAGAACGATGAGAACATCGGTGGTGCCGAACTGATGATCGATGACGGCACCGTCGCCGATCATCGCGCCAAGCCGCAGATAGCCTTTGATCAAGGTCGGCAGAGCTGCCAAGGCGCGACGCGGCGAGATGGCGTCATCGGCAAGCATCGCCATGTCGACGCGGCGGTCATCAAGCGCGCGCACCATCCAATCCTCTGGAACGCTCGCCTTATGATGCAGCAACGACAAGGGCGCGGCGATCTCGGCGGGATTGACCGTATCGAAAGAGGCACAGCCGATCATCACATCGATATTGTGATGGCTGACGTACATCCAGATGCCGCGCCATAGCAGTTCAAGGGTACGGCGAGCGCGATATTCCGGCAACACGCAGGAGCGGCCGAGCTCAAGAAAATGCTTGCCGGCGTGACGCGCCAGCAAAGGCGCCACATCGAATTCCTGAGCGCTATAGAAACCGCCATCGCTCTTGCGCGCATTCTGGCGCAGCAGGCGGTAGGTGCCGACGACTTTCGGCTTGATGCGGCCATAAGTTGATTTCGCCGCGTGATCGACGACGATGAGGTGATCGCAGGTGACATCGAAAGGACAGACGTCGCGGCGGCGCAGTTGCGTCGTGCGGTCGGGCTGCGCCGAGCCCTGATCGAAGAAAACCCGATAGCGCAGACGCTGCGCCTTGCGGATTTCCTTCTTCGTCACGGCGAATTTCAATTCCAGCGAACCGACCCGCGCCAGGGATTCCGGCAAGCCATGCAGATCGCGCACGACGCGACGTTGAACGGCGAACGCACTGACAAAACCGGCGAAACGCTGCCCGCCGGCACGTTCAGTTGTCGGTTTCATTGCAAAACCCCGATCCCATGATTCGCCCCATAGCACTAAAAGCCATTCAGATCGGAAGAAATTATGACGAATTTCCGTCGTTCCTGTTACAGCGACAAAATAGCAGGCGTTTAAGCAGCTCAATTAAGCCACTGGACTAAGCCATTTGCCGCTTCGGCAGAATGGCCGCTTGCAAGTGATCCGGATCGATCGGTTTAGTCAGGAAATCGTCAATTCCCGCGTCAAGCGCGGCACGACGATCCTCTTCGAAAGCGTTCGCGGTCAGCGCCACGATGCGCGTCGGCAACACGCCTGCTTCGCGTTCAAGCCGCCTAATCCAGCGCGATGCATCGATGCCATCAAGACCCGGCATGCGAATGTCCATCAAGATGACGTCGAAGCGCGGGCGATCACCACGCAATGTCCGGCTGACAATATCGACAGCTTCGATGCCATCGACCGCATGAATGGTTTTCGCGCCGAAACGTTCAAGATGTTTGCGCGCCACCAGCGCGTTAATCTCATTGTCTTCGACCAGCAGCACATTCAGTTCGAGTCGTGGCTTGGCGCCAGGCTCGACCATGTTCGTGGGCATGCTGCCGGCCATTTCACCGCGCAGCCGAGCAATCAGCGAAGCCGTGCGAACCGGTTTGACCAGCCAGCCATCGAAACCGGCCAACGTGTTCTGAGCCGTCGCGCGACGTTCGAACGGCGAGAACAAGATCAGGCTACGTTCAACACCGGCGACGCGCGTCGCTTCCGCGATCTGGCGCAAAACATCTTCACCCAGCGCGCAATCGATGATCGCTACATCTGGCGCGGGCTTCTGCGCCAGAACGGAGCGAACCTCGCCGATCGTCTCGGCCCGCAAAGTTTCCGCGCCAACCGCCGCCAGACGTTCGCCAAGATAACTCGTTTCAAACGGGGCGCGTCCGACGATCAACACGCGACGGCCCCACAGCGGCGGCGTATCGGCCTTGTCCTGACCAGACGCCGCCGGCAGATCGACATCGAAGGTGAAGACCGAGCCGTGGCTGCCGGTGCTTTCAAGTCGCAGATCACCCTGCATATGATCGATGATGCGACGCGAAATGGCGAGGCCAAGACCGGAGCCGCCATGGCGACGCGTGGCCGAACCATCGCCCTGTTCGAAATCCTCGAAAATGGTCTCCTGCTGATCTGGCCCGATGCCAGGCCCCGTATCGGCGACCGAGAAGATCACGCGATCGCCGGATTTCTTGGCAACGCGAATGCCGACGCCGCCGGTCTCGGTGAATTTCACCGCATTGCCAGCGAGATTGATGAGCACCTGCCGCAGCCGCGCCGCATCGCCGATCAGCCGGCGCGGCACGTCCGTTTCGATCACAGCGGCGATGCCGACGCCCTTGTCCTGCGCGCGCGGCGCCAACAGTTCGGTGACGCCTTCAACCAGAGTCACGATGTCAAAGGGTTCGTTGGCCAGTTCCAACCGGCCGGCTTCGATGCGCGAGAAATCGAGGATTTCCTCGATCAGATTGGCCAGCGCCGTGCCCGAGGTGTGGATCGCTTCGACATAAGCGCGCTGTTCGGCCACCAGCGGTCCATGGCGCAACAGATCGGCCATGCCAAGGATGCCATTGAGGGGCGTCCGGATTTCGTGGCTGACGGTGGCAAGAAAGCGAGACTTGGCTTCATTGGCGGCCTCGGCCCGATGACGGGCCGCGGCCGCTTCCTTCAGGGCCCACAGCTCGTCCTGCAGCTTTTCAAACCGGGCTTCGTCCAGCGATTTATCGGGCGGTTTGCGGCGGCTAAGAGCGGCATGGATGGCCCAGCCGACCGCCGCCCCCAACAGGGCGGCGAG from the Beijerinckia sp. 28-YEA-48 genome contains:
- a CDS encoding glutathione S-transferase family protein, which encodes MPVLFHHPLCPHSRFIRIALAEYGLEPELIEERAFERRNEFLMINPAAETPVLVEPNQLVVPGVGNIAEYLDETHGASLGAHRLLPQDTAGRVEVRRLMDWFNGKFFAEVSNFLVTEKVYKRYMTAAAGGGAPDMDAVRAGRANIRYHMAYIGWLTSKRKWLAGDMMTYADLAAAAHLSCADYLGDVPWAEDDTAKEWYARIKSRPSFRALLNDRVPGMAPGAAYANLDF
- a CDS encoding undecaprenyl-diphosphate phosphatase, with amino-acid sequence MSTIEAIKALILGVVEGFTEFLPVSSTGHLLLIGHFLGFESKGKTFEVLVQLGAILAILIVYFKKLWSILLALPSDPRARSFVIGILIAFLPAAIIGAALHNFIKDVLFNPMIVCTTLIAGGLVLLAVEDMPLKSKFTDVMDFPPLMCLKIGFFQCLAMVPGVSRSGATIVGSMLMGAEKRAAAEFSFFLAMPTMAGAFAYDLFKNYKLLDFNDVALIVIGFVAAFFSALLVVRGFLNYVSRHGFKVFAWWRIIVGIVGWIGLYFVPVR
- a CDS encoding glutathione S-transferase family protein; the protein is MGMLIDGKWEDQPLVASDKGRFVRRDSSFRSWITADGSAPKGSPNPLSGYKAERGRYHLYVGYACPWAQRTLIMRALKGLEDIISVSVVHWLMLENGWTFAKADGVIADPVGHADFLYQVYQRADSAYTGRVTIPVLWDLKTGTIVNNESSEIIRMLGNAFDGIGATPGDYYPQHLRADIDAVNDRIYNTLNNGVYRAGFATTQAAYEEAVIPLFETLDFVEARLAQHRYLCGDVLTEADIRLLTTLLRFDAIYYSHFKCNKRRIADYPNIWGFTRDLVQRPKIASTFRLDHCKKHYYGSQLQVNPTGIVPIGPEIDFAAPHDRDRFG
- a CDS encoding GNAT family N-acyltransferase; translation: MKPTTERAGGQRFAGFVSAFAVQRRVVRDLHGLPESLARVGSLELKFAVTKKEIRKAQRLRYRVFFDQGSAQPDRTTQLRRRDVCPFDVTCDHLIVVDHAAKSTYGRIKPKVVGTYRLLRQNARKSDGGFYSAQEFDVAPLLARHAGKHFLELGRSCVLPEYRARRTLELLWRGIWMYVSHHNIDVMIGCASFDTVNPAEIAAPLSLLHHKASVPEDWMVRALDDRRVDMAMLADDAISPRRALAALPTLIKGYLRLGAMIGDGAVIDHQFGTTDVLIVLPVANIDDRYIDHFGGGHPPVNEIAA
- a CDS encoding ATP-binding protein, translating into MVVSVFVVGVLGVLAALLGAAVGWAIHAALSRRKPPDKSLDEARFEKLQDELWALKEAAAARHRAEAANEAKSRFLATVSHEIRTPLNGILGMADLLRHGPLVAEQRAYVEAIHTSGTALANLIEEILDFSRIEAGRLELANEPFDIVTLVEGVTELLAPRAQDKGVGIAAVIETDVPRRLIGDAARLRQVLINLAGNAVKFTETGGVGIRVAKKSGDRVIFSVADTGPGIGPDQQETIFEDFEQGDGSATRRHGGSGLGLAISRRIIDHMQGDLRLESTGSHGSVFTFDVDLPAASGQDKADTPPLWGRRVLIVGRAPFETSYLGERLAAVGAETLRAETIGEVRSVLAQKPAPDVAIIDCALGEDVLRQIAEATRVAGVERSLILFSPFERRATAQNTLAGFDGWLVKPVRTASLIARLRGEMAGSMPTNMVEPGAKPRLELNVLLVEDNEINALVARKHLERFGAKTIHAVDGIEAVDIVSRTLRGDRPRFDVILMDIRMPGLDGIDASRWIRRLEREAGVLPTRIVALTANAFEEDRRAALDAGIDDFLTKPIDPDHLQAAILPKRQMA
- the queG gene encoding tRNA epoxyqueuosine(34) reductase QueG, which gives rise to MVCADQVATVVPRPAERPGAGHGAGSGLRQPRFLSPSFIDALRQRAAELGFDQCRIAAPDAIPQAPARLQQWLGEGAHGEMDWMAETAERRSDPRALWSEVRSVIVLAVNYGPDTDPLASLDQKSQATISVYARNRDYHEHIKGRLKMLAQFLISRADAEADVKVFVDTAPVMEKPLAAAAGIGWQGKHTNLVSRDHGSWLFLGTIFTTLPLPIDPPESDHCGSCRACLDICPTKAFPAPYRLDARRCISYLTIEHKGSIDPQLRTAMGNRIYGCDDCLAACPWNKFAEVAREAKFQARDDLVAPPLTELAALDDAAFRTKFSGSPIKRIGRDRFVRNVMIAIGNSADAALVPVARARLDDASPLVRAMAVWALQQLLPSHQFAALHQQVAARELDPVVLAEWAANATSRTMS
- a CDS encoding SDR family oxidoreductase; translation: MNLFVFGLGYSALHYILKHRPDYDSIAGTVTRPEKKAEFVATGIKTYLFSADVVEDGIAQALSEADVILVSIPPGEAGDPVLTKFALSLTRTKRLRKIIYLSTVGVYGDRRGEWVDEDTAPLTTNTRSLMRLAAENLWRALAREGNRSLYVLRLAGIYGPRRNPLVQLRDGKAKRLVKKDQVFNRIHVDDIVQAIAKCVARDRAGEDLVLNIADGHPAPPQDVVTYAASLMQVEPPPLIDYETADLSEMTRSFYAECKRISIEAARFELGFEPIHPTYREGLQRLWEAGEGR